In Aerosakkonema funiforme FACHB-1375, a single window of DNA contains:
- a CDS encoding pentapeptide repeat-containing protein, whose protein sequence is MDAAELITRYATGERDFSKADLREADLQNANLEGINLREANLVDANLSGANLSKTNLYYANLLRINLSKANLESANLHHVNLSDADLSRTKLRDANLSNANLRAADLSFAFLTYANIG, encoded by the coding sequence ATGGATGCTGCTGAACTAATCACTCGTTATGCCACAGGAGAAAGAGATTTTTCTAAAGCTGACTTGAGAGAGGCTGACTTACAGAATGCCAATCTAGAAGGTATTAATCTGAGAGAGGCTAACTTAGTGGATGCTAACCTTTCAGGTGCTAACTTGAGTAAAACTAATTTATATTATGCCAATCTTTTACGTATAAACTTGAGCAAAGCTAACTTGGAAAGTGCAAACCTTCATCATGTTAACTTATCTGATGCAGACCTCTCACGTACCAAGCTGAGAGATGCCAATCTAAGTAATGCCAATTTACGTGCTGCTGACTTATCTTTTGCTTTTTTAACTTATGCCAATATCGGTTAA